A single window of Hemibagrus wyckioides isolate EC202008001 linkage group LG28, SWU_Hwy_1.0, whole genome shotgun sequence DNA harbors:
- the gjd1a gene encoding gap junction protein delta 1a, whose translation MGEWTILERLLEAAVQQHSTMIGRILLTVVVIFRILIVGIVGEKVYEDEQVMFICNTLQPGCNQACYDKAFPISHIRYWVFQIILVCTPSLCFITYSVHQSAKHKDRQYMILHGPYIEHGHGPSRKLRNLNGILVHDKDEDIPELKDIPNIPSWPARPSKSAKARQQEGISRFYVIQVVFRNVLEIGFLAGQYFLYGFNVPAMFECDRYPCVKEVECYVSRPTEKTVFLVFMFAVSGVCVVLNLAELNHLGWRKIKAAVRGAQQRRKSVCELRKKDASHLSSLPNLGRTQSSESAYV comes from the exons ATGGGGGAGTGGACGATACTGGAGAGATTGCTGGAGGCTGCGGTGCAGCAGCACTCCACCATGATCGGGag GATCCTGCTGACAGTGGTGGTGATCTTCCGCATCCTGATCGTGGGTATAGTTGGTGAAAAGGTGTACGAGGATGAGCAAGTCATGTTCATATGCAACACGCTGCAACCTGGCTGCAACCAGGCCTGCTACGACAAGGCCTTCCCCATCTCGCACATACGCTACTGGGTGTTCCAGATCATCCTGGTCTGCACCCCGAGCCTGTGTTTCATCACCTACTCGGTGCACCAGTCGGCCAAGCATAAGGACCGGCAGTACATGATCCTGCACGGCCCCTACATCGAGCACGGGCACGGGCCGAGCCGCAAACTGCGCAACCTCAACGGGATCCTAGTCCATGACAAGGATGAAGACATTCCTGAGCTCAAGGACATTCCAAACATCCCGTCGTGGCCAGCTCGACCCTCAAAGAGCGCCAAGGCACGGCAACAGGAAGGTATCTCGCGCTTCTACGTCATCCAGGTGGTGTTCCGTAACGTGCTGGAGATCGGCTTCCTTGCCGGCCAGTACTTCCTTTATGGATTCAACGTGCCGGCGATGTTCGAGTGCGACCGCTACCCATGCGTCAAGGAGGTGGAGTGTTACGTGTCCCGGCCCACTGAGAAAACCGTCTTCCTGGTGTTCATGTTCGCCGTGAGTGGAGTTTGCGTCGTGCTCAACTTGGCCGAGCTCAACCACCTGGGCTGGAGGAAGATCAAGGCGGCGGTACGTGGCGCTCAACAGCGCAGGAAGTCCGTGTGCGAGCTCAGGAAGAAGGATGCCTCGCACCTGTCCTCGCTTCCCAACCTGGGGCGCACGCAGAGCAGCGAGTCGGCGTACGTCTGA